From a region of the Chloroflexota bacterium genome:
- a CDS encoding TVP38/TMEM64 family protein produces the protein MTTSTSTSTKSFWQRHWQKLLAAGFWVLLVGGYLWYSWRNQLSPAAAVGQLIELLKSDVGVLIYIGVYLLRPLIFFPATFLTLAGGSVFGSVWGLIYTVIGANGSALVAYTIGRFFGQPEQNQNQTGIVNGYIERLRRNSFETIMLMRLIFLPYDLVNYLAGILRINWKQFLLATMLGSFPGTLTFVLFGSSFEGDFTKAEFSFNPWAFAGSIVIFIISIAISRWLKRREAAKPAA, from the coding sequence ATGACCACTAGCACATCGACATCGACCAAATCGTTTTGGCAACGCCATTGGCAAAAATTGCTCGCTGCGGGGTTTTGGGTGTTGCTGGTTGGCGGCTATCTCTGGTATTCATGGCGCAATCAGCTTTCGCCTGCGGCAGCGGTTGGTCAATTAATCGAGCTGCTCAAAAGCGATGTGGGTGTGTTGATTTATATTGGCGTATATCTGCTGCGCCCGTTGATTTTCTTCCCAGCGACATTTTTGACCCTTGCTGGCGGCAGTGTCTTTGGCAGCGTTTGGGGCTTGATTTACACCGTGATTGGGGCCAATGGCTCGGCACTAGTGGCCTATACGATTGGGCGGTTTTTCGGCCAGCCAGAACAAAACCAAAATCAAACCGGCATCGTAAATGGCTATATCGAGCGTTTACGCCGCAACAGCTTTGAAACGATTATGTTGATGCGCTTGATCTTTTTGCCCTACGATTTAGTTAATTATCTGGCGGGCATTTTGCGGATCAACTGGAAGCAATTTTTGCTGGCAACTATGCTCGGCTCGTTTCCTGGCACGCTAACCTTTGTGCTATTTGGCTCATCGTTTGAAGGCGATTTTACCAAAGCTGAATTTTCGTTCAATCCATGGGCCTTTGCTGGCTCGATCGTTATTTTTATTATCAGTATCGCGATTTCGCGCTGGCTTAAGCGCCGTGAAGCCGCTAAACCAGCGGCCTAG
- a CDS encoding response regulator, which translates to MGYRVFVVAGDNPVLQSLSTAVTGEIELSMLQSSNEALWELQQIAPDVLIADYDLPGFSGLDLADLVPNFAPDTRVILVARSANPEVAEQAAQRGVFRFIDRNLTAVLVLDALDEALQAAPPPRPVEPEPVYEPEPEPEPQPEAPARFAPPPSVSKAPAPARMGGPPPVSKAPTPVARSTAPASVSKAPPPVSPRPTAPPQRTRTAPPPVSARPTPVSRSAPPPVSPRPATQQPNRQAPAPARPTAPAQQTPPPAQQTPPPAPTTNFDDSFGSKLRSGGSLVLTAETLAPLVAKLKDLGVQLGAQSTILTDRWGVPLVEEGHTSLPLPPFLPLLATSFSTMVDYTRQLHNDPGSGLYMHEGDIYDFYIFDVGKQFLLVMVFDKTIAAPKLGTVWLYAKRAVRELADELEG; encoded by the coding sequence ATGGGCTATAGGGTCTTTGTGGTAGCTGGTGATAATCCGGTGCTTCAATCGCTGAGTACGGCTGTCACAGGCGAAATCGAACTTTCTATGTTGCAATCTTCCAACGAGGCGTTGTGGGAGTTGCAGCAAATTGCGCCCGATGTCTTGATTGCCGATTATGATTTGCCCGGGTTTAGCGGCTTGGATTTGGCTGATCTTGTGCCAAATTTTGCGCCCGACACGCGGGTGATTCTGGTGGCACGTTCGGCCAATCCTGAGGTTGCTGAACAAGCGGCGCAACGGGGAGTATTTCGCTTCATCGACCGTAATTTAACTGCGGTGTTAGTGCTTGATGCTTTAGATGAAGCTTTGCAAGCCGCCCCGCCACCGCGTCCGGTCGAACCAGAGCCTGTTTATGAACCAGAACCTGAGCCAGAACCACAGCCTGAAGCTCCTGCTCGCTTTGCCCCGCCGCCAAGCGTTTCCAAAGCACCTGCGCCAGCGCGGATGGGTGGCCCACCGCCAGTTTCTAAAGCTCCGACTCCTGTAGCACGTTCAACTGCGCCCGCCAGCGTGAGCAAAGCGCCGCCGCCAGTTAGCCCGCGGCCAACTGCGCCACCTCAGCGAACGCGCACCGCGCCACCGCCAGTTAGCGCCCGCCCAACTCCGGTTTCACGTTCCGCGCCACCGCCGGTCAGTCCACGGCCTGCGACCCAACAACCAAACCGCCAAGCACCTGCGCCAGCGCGGCCAACCGCGCCCGCCCAACAAACCCCGCCACCTGCGCAACAAACGCCACCACCTGCGCCAACCACGAATTTTGATGATTCGTTTGGCTCGAAGTTGCGTAGCGGTGGTTCGTTGGTGCTCACAGCCGAAACTTTGGCTCCCTTGGTAGCAAAACTCAAGGATCTCGGCGTACAGCTTGGGGCGCAATCAACGATTTTGACCGACCGTTGGGGCGTGCCCTTGGTCGAAGAAGGTCATACCTCGCTACCCTTGCCGCCATTTTTGCCCTTGTTGGCGACCAGTTTCTCAACAATGGTCGATTATACCCGTCAATTGCATAACGACCCAGGCAGCGGCCTGTATATGCACGAAGGCGATATTTACGATTTCTATATTTTTGACGTTGGCAAGCAATTTTTGCTGGTCATGGTCTTCGATAAAACCATCGCTGCCCCCAAACTTGGTACGGTCTGGCTCTATGCCAAACGAGCCGTGCGCGAATTAGCCGACGAGCTTGAGGGTTAA
- a CDS encoding sigma-70 family RNA polymerase sigma factor: MMLHASNEPALDDGLQRYLNEIAETPLLAAEEEQKLTQIVHVARQAQPTPACRIERCPSCALFEQCVTKLKEPAHEQLVRANLRLVVSIAKRYRGFGLPFQDLIQEGNIGLMNAIERFDATKGVRFSTYATWWIRQAITRSLANQGRLIRLPVHRWELLIKVRRIETKLLQALGREPSAHEISTALGVPEEKICDLLSIAQVPISLATPKNEETDMLLGDSLPDEDWEDELECLLTSIDAQYTRAMLNQLSDQEQEVLTLRYGLKDGKSRSLSEVGAVVGRTRQRIQQIEAGALQVLRTQLSQ, encoded by the coding sequence ATGATGTTGCACGCCAGCAACGAACCAGCCCTTGATGATGGGCTGCAACGTTATCTTAATGAAATTGCTGAAACTCCACTCCTGGCGGCAGAAGAGGAGCAAAAGCTAACTCAAATTGTCCATGTAGCGCGTCAAGCTCAGCCAACCCCAGCCTGTCGAATTGAACGTTGCCCAAGTTGTGCCCTATTTGAGCAATGTGTTACCAAACTCAAAGAGCCAGCCCACGAGCAACTGGTACGGGCTAATTTACGCTTGGTCGTCAGCATCGCCAAGCGCTATCGTGGCTTTGGCCTGCCCTTCCAAGATTTAATTCAAGAGGGCAATATTGGCCTAATGAATGCGATCGAGCGCTTTGATGCTACCAAAGGCGTGCGCTTCTCGACCTATGCTACATGGTGGATTCGCCAAGCGATCACACGTTCGCTGGCCAACCAAGGGCGGCTGATTCGCCTGCCAGTGCATCGCTGGGAGCTGTTGATTAAAGTGCGGCGGATCGAAACCAAATTACTGCAAGCGCTAGGCCGCGAACCAAGTGCCCATGAAATTAGCACCGCCTTGGGTGTCCCCGAAGAAAAAATTTGCGATTTACTCAGCATCGCCCAAGTGCCAATCTCGCTGGCAACCCCTAAAAATGAAGAAACCGATATGTTGCTTGGCGATAGTTTGCCCGACGAAGATTGGGAAGACGAACTCGAATGTCTGCTGACCAGTATTGATGCCCAATATACTCGAGCTATGCTCAACCAACTTTCCGATCAAGAGCAAGAAGTGTTGACGCTGCGCTATGGCTTAAAAGATGGTAAAAGCCGTTCACTCTCGGAAGTCGGCGCAGTGGTGGGCCGCACTCGCCAGCGGATTCAACAAATTGAGGCTGGTGCATTGCAAGTTTTGCGCACGCAGTTATCACAATAG
- a CDS encoding VOC family protein — protein sequence MITKLSHATIYVLDHDLAYDFYVNKLGFEVRMDMKLDNGFRWLTVGPKTQPELDLVLFEVAEGGTMMSAEVVGQMRSVLQSGVIGPGVFQTADCHGAYAELKERGVEFVAPPQEQFYGIEATFKDPFGNTFSLTQPKM from the coding sequence ATGATCACCAAACTTTCGCATGCCACGATTTATGTGCTTGACCACGATTTGGCTTATGATTTTTATGTCAACAAACTAGGTTTTGAAGTACGCATGGACATGAAACTAGATAATGGTTTTCGTTGGTTGACGGTCGGCCCCAAAACCCAGCCTGAACTTGATTTGGTGCTGTTCGAGGTTGCAGAAGGTGGCACGATGATGAGCGCTGAGGTCGTTGGTCAAATGCGTTCAGTTTTACAAAGTGGCGTGATTGGTCCAGGTGTTTTCCAAACCGCCGATTGTCATGGCGCTTACGCTGAGCTTAAGGAGCGTGGAGTTGAATTCGTGGCTCCACCACAAGAGCAATTTTACGGCATCGAAGCAACCTTCAAAGATCCCTTTGGCAATACATTCAGTCTAACCCAGCCCAAAATGTAA
- the rfbB gene encoding dTDP-glucose 4,6-dehydratase, producing the protein MRIAVTGGAGFIGSNFVRYWMDTNPADEVVVIDALTYAGHLSNLAGYHERANCQFVQADICDYPTMLKVLAGVNLVVHFAAETHVDRSLGEFEMERQFYRSNIEGTASLLRASREAGVGHFHHVSTDEVFGDLAFDDPQKFHETYPYNPSSPYAVSKAASDHVVRAFAHTHKYPITITNCTNNYGPFQTPEKLIPRSIALLLAGQKVKLYTDAEGIPGRNIRDWLHVQDHCEAIALVIQKGRIGETYGIGGEAELSNYHLVETMLDIMSEYLDRSLTIENSVEFVADRPGHDRRYAMDLSKIKRELGWQPRYSFQQGFLETVQWYTSPEGQAWLASLNDRTGDVRANQEQVVAVRENWQAEHQ; encoded by the coding sequence ATGCGCATTGCAGTTACCGGCGGGGCAGGCTTTATTGGCTCCAACTTTGTGCGGTATTGGATGGATACAAACCCAGCTGATGAGGTTGTGGTAATTGATGCCCTGACCTATGCCGGCCATCTGAGCAATTTGGCAGGCTACCACGAACGCGCCAATTGCCAATTTGTGCAGGCTGATATTTGCGATTATCCAACCATGCTCAAGGTATTGGCGGGAGTTAATTTGGTGGTACACTTTGCCGCCGAAACTCACGTTGATCGCTCGTTGGGTGAGTTTGAAATGGAGCGCCAATTTTATCGCTCGAATATCGAGGGTACTGCCAGCTTGCTACGAGCTTCACGCGAGGCTGGAGTTGGTCATTTTCACCATGTTTCGACCGATGAAGTGTTTGGCGATTTAGCCTTTGATGACCCCCAAAAATTCCACGAAACCTATCCGTATAATCCCAGCAGCCCTTATGCGGTCAGCAAAGCAGCCTCGGATCATGTGGTGCGAGCCTTTGCCCACACCCACAAATACCCAATCACCATCACCAACTGCACCAACAATTATGGCCCATTCCAAACTCCTGAAAAGTTAATTCCACGCTCGATTGCGCTGTTGTTGGCAGGCCAGAAGGTTAAACTTTATACCGATGCCGAGGGCATTCCAGGCCGTAACATCCGCGATTGGTTGCATGTGCAAGATCACTGTGAAGCGATCGCGTTGGTGATTCAAAAAGGCCGGATTGGCGAAACCTATGGGATTGGCGGCGAGGCTGAGCTTTCCAACTATCACCTGGTCGAAACCATGCTCGATATTATGAGCGAATATTTAGATCGCTCGTTGACCATTGAAAATAGCGTGGAATTTGTCGCCGATCGCCCAGGCCACGACCGCCGTTATGCCATGGATTTGAGCAAAATCAAGCGTGAGTTGGGCTGGCAGCCACGTTATTCGTTCCAACAAGGCTTTTTAGAAACCGTGCAATGGTACACGTCGCCCGAAGGCCAAGCATGGCTGGCGAGCTTGAACGATCGTACTGGCGATGTCCGCGCCAACCAAGAGCAAGTCGTTGCCGTGCGCGAAAACTGGCAAGCAGAACATCAATAA
- a CDS encoding response regulator yields the protein MPPIQKAFVMVVEDNADNMWIITEMLNDDPRVRYCNVRPSGKQLFAFMAKNDVPPINLVLLDLNLPGDDGYSILEKIRVHPKLSNAIVVAVSADNTAEDVAKVRASGFDGFIGKPLRHDRFPEQLQRVMDGEAVWEPD from the coding sequence ATGCCCCCAATTCAAAAAGCGTTTGTTATGGTTGTCGAAGATAACGCCGATAACATGTGGATTATTACCGAAATGCTGAATGATGACCCGCGCGTGCGTTATTGCAACGTTCGGCCATCAGGTAAGCAACTTTTCGCATTTATGGCCAAAAATGACGTTCCACCAATTAATTTAGTCTTGCTTGATTTAAATTTGCCTGGTGATGACGGATATAGCATTCTCGAAAAGATTCGGGTTCATCCAAAATTAAGCAATGCCATCGTGGTTGCAGTCAGTGCCGATAATACCGCTGAAGATGTTGCTAAAGTTCGCGCTTCGGGGTTCGATGGGTTTATTGGTAAACCCTTACGTCATGATCGGTTTCCAGAACAATTACAACGGGTAATGGATGGCGAGGCAGTCTGGGAGCCAGATTAG
- a CDS encoding DNA-3-methyladenine glycosylase — MSKILSAEFHQRHSLVVARELLGCSLVRRLATGEELRGRIVETEAYTPDDPSCHAHRRNTPRARSMFELGGISYVYIIYGIYHCLNVVTQGLGEGAAVLIRAIEPLSGSTTMAQLAQKDSATPMRIASGPGMICRALAVDKSLDGVDLSSQQAGLWFEQGPSLPDSAILQTPRIGINSDPHTVAAPWRLIVADSKALSGTRRQNQGQAYQAQPDWFQKEAI; from the coding sequence ATGTCAAAAATTCTGAGCGCTGAATTTCATCAACGGCATTCGTTGGTGGTTGCCCGCGAGCTTTTAGGGTGTAGTCTCGTGCGCCGCTTGGCAACTGGTGAAGAATTACGCGGGCGGATCGTTGAAACCGAAGCCTATACCCCTGATGATCCTTCGTGCCATGCCCATCGTCGCAATACCCCGCGTGCTCGTTCAATGTTTGAGCTTGGTGGCATCAGTTACGTCTACATTATCTATGGCATCTATCATTGTTTAAATGTAGTAACTCAAGGCCTTGGCGAAGGCGCAGCCGTGCTAATCCGAGCGATCGAGCCGTTGAGCGGTAGTACAACGATGGCCCAACTCGCCCAAAAAGATTCTGCTACGCCCATGCGAATTGCTAGCGGGCCAGGCATGATTTGTCGCGCCTTAGCAGTTGATAAAAGCCTTGATGGCGTTGATCTCAGTTCGCAACAAGCTGGCTTATGGTTCGAACAAGGCCCAAGTTTGCCAGATTCGGCAATTTTGCAAACTCCGCGGATTGGGATTAATAGCGATCCGCATACCGTGGCTGCACCATGGCGCTTAATCGTGGCTGATTCAAAAGCATTGAGTGGCACACGTCGCCAAAATCAAGGGCAAGCGTATCAAGCACAGCCCGATTGGTTCCAAAAAGAAGCTATCTAG
- a CDS encoding CDP-alcohol phosphatidyltransferase family protein, whose protein sequence is MVDQFLRQPKEQLLAPIAQRLQRVHPTIITLAAFGCGLAAAICAWQQIYWASFGCWLLNRLLDGLDGTVARLSNQQSDLGGYIDILLDVIIYALLPIGLVAGQPTFGNALAAIGLISSFYVNAISWAYLAAILEKRQQGAKAQAAMTSIAMPSGLIEGTETVLFFSLFIALPNHLSRLFQLMTALVVVTIGQRLLWAKRYLREEPRHDH, encoded by the coding sequence ATGGTCGATCAGTTTTTACGCCAACCCAAAGAGCAATTATTAGCCCCAATCGCCCAACGGCTCCAGCGAGTGCACCCAACTATCATCACCTTAGCAGCCTTTGGTTGCGGCTTGGCAGCAGCAATCTGCGCTTGGCAGCAGATTTATTGGGCCAGCTTTGGCTGTTGGCTGCTCAATCGGCTGCTCGATGGGCTTGATGGCACAGTTGCGCGGCTGAGCAACCAGCAAAGCGATTTAGGTGGCTACATCGATATTCTGCTTGATGTGATTATTTATGCTTTGCTGCCAATTGGCTTGGTGGCGGGGCAGCCGACGTTTGGCAATGCCTTAGCTGCTATTGGCCTGATCAGCAGCTTTTATGTCAATGCGATTTCGTGGGCCTATTTGGCGGCAATTTTAGAAAAACGCCAACAAGGAGCCAAAGCTCAAGCAGCCATGACCAGCATTGCCATGCCCAGTGGCTTGATCGAAGGCACTGAAACAGTATTGTTCTTCAGTCTATTTATTGCGCTCCCCAACCACTTGAGCCGCTTATTTCAGCTAATGACGGCCTTGGTTGTCGTTACAATTGGCCAGCGCTTGCTTTGGGCCAAACGCTATCTTCGCGAGGAACCACGCCATGACCACTAG
- a CDS encoding FIST C-terminal domain-containing protein, with product MTTHAATGASQIEHSYDAGFAAAQQACTQLAPHSPTCLIAFTTDAYDQAAVVQGIRAASQQAPLIGCCAGGIISNAGTFTHGVVLLALASDDLTFDLSLVAGVKADPSKVADQLADQLEAVLDNPTNQQAALMLVDGLAGTLTDFVQHATAAFGPLCPLVGGGAGDSFQFKQTYQFVNDQVISDGAAVGLLQSSTPMGIGVQHGWEPAARGLVVTRSEGTIIYELDGRPAFAVYQELFPDLTVENFGRFVIDHPIGLPQINGEFLIRDPLRTHPDGSIECIASVPKNVVAHIMHGSHETLFNAAQLATKRALAALNGPPAALIIFDCVSRLAMLGEAAATEVQRIREVAGLDVPVVGMFSFGEIAAAETGGALFHNKTVVVYAIGQA from the coding sequence ATGACGACACACGCAGCTACCGGTGCATCGCAGATTGAGCACAGCTATGATGCTGGTTTCGCCGCCGCCCAGCAAGCCTGCACGCAGCTTGCCCCCCATTCACCCACCTGTCTGATCGCCTTTACCACCGATGCTTATGATCAGGCCGCCGTTGTTCAAGGGATTCGCGCAGCCAGCCAACAAGCGCCATTAATTGGCTGTTGTGCTGGTGGCATTATTAGCAATGCTGGCACTTTTACCCATGGGGTGGTGCTACTCGCGCTAGCTTCCGATGATCTCACGTTCGATTTGAGCCTTGTCGCAGGGGTCAAAGCCGATCCAAGCAAGGTTGCCGATCAGTTGGCTGATCAATTAGAGGCTGTTTTAGATAACCCCACTAATCAACAAGCTGCCTTGATGTTGGTCGATGGTTTGGCTGGAACCTTGACCGACTTTGTGCAACATGCGACCGCTGCTTTCGGCCCATTATGCCCGCTGGTTGGCGGCGGCGCTGGCGATAGCTTCCAATTCAAACAAACCTATCAATTTGTCAACGATCAGGTCATTAGCGATGGTGCGGCGGTCGGTCTACTGCAATCGTCAACCCCGATGGGAATTGGGGTACAACATGGCTGGGAGCCTGCTGCAAGAGGCTTGGTGGTCACACGGAGCGAAGGCACGATTATTTACGAGCTTGATGGACGACCTGCCTTTGCGGTCTATCAAGAGCTATTCCCCGATTTGACGGTAGAGAATTTTGGGCGCTTTGTGATCGATCATCCGATTGGCTTGCCCCAAATTAATGGCGAATTTTTGATTCGTGACCCACTGCGCACCCATCCTGATGGCTCGATCGAATGCATTGCCAGCGTGCCAAAAAATGTGGTCGCACATATTATGCATGGCTCGCATGAAACCTTGTTCAACGCTGCTCAACTCGCCACCAAACGGGCTTTGGCTGCGCTGAATGGGCCACCAGCAGCATTAATTATTTTCGATTGTGTTTCGCGTTTGGCCATGTTGGGCGAAGCAGCTGCCACCGAAGTGCAACGCATTCGCGAGGTTGCTGGCTTGGATGTGCCAGTTGTCGGTATGTTTAGCTTTGGCGAAATTGCTGCTGCTGAAACAGGCGGAGCGCTGTTTCATAACAAAACCGTTGTTGTGTACGCTATTGGTCAGGCCTGA
- a CDS encoding AraC family transcriptional regulator, whose protein sequence is MKLASAATKQLLWQARQYIDGTYAEHVELPQLAEQIGFSQYHFLRLFQRNFAITPHQYLIHRRLERARELLVASDLSVTEVCFAVGFQSLGSFSSLFQRSTGHAPSHYRRRNFQGFSLSRRFVPSCYLTIFGIGLSYKH, encoded by the coding sequence ATGAAACTCGCATCAGCAGCAACCAAGCAGTTATTATGGCAAGCCCGCCAATATATCGATGGCACCTATGCCGAGCACGTAGAGTTACCACAGCTAGCCGAGCAAATTGGCTTTTCGCAATATCACTTTTTGCGGCTTTTTCAACGCAATTTTGCCATTACCCCTCACCAATATTTGATTCATCGGCGGCTCGAGCGAGCGCGTGAGTTGCTGGTCGCCAGCGATTTATCAGTAACCGAGGTCTGTTTTGCGGTTGGTTTTCAGAGCCTCGGCTCGTTTAGTAGTCTGTTTCAACGCAGCACTGGCCATGCGCCCAGCCACTATCGTCGCCGCAACTTCCAAGGTTTCAGCCTATCTCGACGCTTTGTACCCTCATGCTATCTCACTATTTTTGGCATTGGTTTGAGCTACAAGCACTAA
- a CDS encoding alpha amylase C-terminal domain-containing protein, with protein sequence MQNEANPDASPTVASLPDGVWMGARDLGNGSVAFGLYAPWKQSVHLIGSFNDWNQTADPLNISDRGIWWIIKEGLAAGEYAYQFVIDGETIIGDPYARELRWAGGDQPQAIIHVGEPAYEWHDAGFGIRPLNELVIYELHVGDFSEAGSFKAVTERIPYLQDLGVNALELMPLFEFPGDRSWGYNPAYFFAPESTYGTPADLRELIDTAHQHGIGVILDVVFNHVDHSSPINYLYPYDQSPFFSSDGNPWGFPDLNHWNEAVKQLLSDVQTYWLSDMHIDGFRYDHAEGIGFDGENGVSFLGWQARQIKPHVYLIAENLQDYTTMVDQTDMDSSWHRSFHSQMFANLREGDFEGNQYGNVEATLGIIDFRNAGYNDNAQAINYLESHDEQRIIYEAQTNENISRETAYLKSRLGAIVLFTAAGVPMLYHGQEFGMDTERTIDKNVLKWELLQTAEGTDLHAFYRGMIQLRTSSKALVGNNIRPVAMDAERKLLAYYRWSDDGSEHVIVVVNFGITLQYLEVHFPVGGLWHEWVYNYDRETPEGMATIEVPGSGGKVFVLR encoded by the coding sequence ATGCAAAACGAAGCCAATCCTGATGCTTCGCCAACTGTGGCTAGTTTGCCCGATGGGGTTTGGATGGGTGCACGCGATTTAGGCAATGGCTCGGTGGCCTTTGGCCTTTATGCACCGTGGAAGCAGAGTGTCCATTTAATTGGCTCGTTTAATGATTGGAACCAAACCGCTGATCCATTAAATATTTCAGATCGCGGGATTTGGTGGATTATCAAAGAAGGTTTAGCCGCAGGCGAATATGCTTATCAATTTGTGATTGACGGCGAAACGATCATCGGTGACCCCTATGCTCGTGAATTGCGCTGGGCTGGTGGCGATCAGCCGCAGGCGATTATTCATGTTGGCGAGCCAGCCTACGAGTGGCATGACGCTGGTTTTGGCATTCGTCCGCTGAATGAATTGGTGATTTATGAATTGCATGTTGGCGATTTTAGCGAAGCTGGCAGCTTCAAAGCCGTCACTGAACGAATTCCTTATCTTCAAGATTTAGGGGTGAATGCGCTTGAATTAATGCCCTTGTTTGAATTCCCTGGCGATCGTTCGTGGGGCTATAATCCGGCCTATTTCTTTGCCCCCGAATCGACCTATGGCACGCCTGCCGATTTGCGCGAGTTAATCGATACGGCCCACCAACACGGCATTGGGGTGATTTTGGATGTGGTGTTTAATCATGTCGATCACTCTAGCCCGATTAACTATTTGTATCCCTACGATCAAAGCCCTTTCTTTAGCAGCGACGGCAATCCATGGGGCTTCCCCGATTTGAACCATTGGAACGAAGCAGTCAAGCAATTGCTCAGCGATGTGCAAACCTATTGGCTCAGTGATATGCACATCGATGGTTTTCGCTACGATCACGCCGAGGGAATTGGCTTTGATGGCGAGAATGGGGTTTCATTCTTGGGCTGGCAAGCTCGCCAAATCAAGCCCCATGTCTATTTGATTGCCGAAAATCTCCAAGATTACACCACCATGGTCGATCAAACTGATATGGATTCATCGTGGCATCGTTCGTTTCATTCGCAAATGTTTGCCAACTTGCGCGAAGGCGATTTCGAGGGCAATCAGTATGGCAATGTTGAGGCCACGCTGGGGATTATCGATTTTCGCAATGCTGGCTATAACGATAATGCCCAAGCGATCAATTATCTTGAATCACATGATGAGCAGCGGATTATCTACGAAGCACAAACCAACGAAAATATCAGCCGCGAAACTGCTTATTTGAAATCGAGGTTGGGCGCAATTGTACTATTTACTGCTGCTGGTGTGCCCATGCTCTACCATGGCCAAGAATTTGGTATGGATACCGAACGCACAATCGACAAGAATGTGCTGAAATGGGAGTTATTGCAAACAGCTGAGGGCACTGATTTACACGCCTTCTATCGTGGCATGATCCAATTGCGCACCTCATCGAAGGCCTTGGTTGGCAATAATATTCGGCCAGTCGCCATGGATGCTGAGCGTAAGTTGTTGGCCTACTATCGCTGGTCCGACGATGGCAGCGAACATGTGATTGTCGTGGTCAATTTTGGCATCACCCTGCAATACCTTGAGGTGCATTTCCCGGTTGGTGGCTTATGGCACGAATGGGTTTATAACTACGATCGTGAAACTCCCGAAGGTATGGCCACAATCGAAGTGCCTGGCTCTGGTGGCAAGGTATTTGTGTTGCGCTAA
- a CDS encoding STAS domain-containing protein yields the protein MLNREIELAILYEISSLPLTLTTIEATLDVALDKVTRLFACEVAVCYVLESPLTLVAKACRGVRLKRVLPSIELEQPQQLGDYSHAWQAGESLPWPTDPLQGQYPMQAAIGLPIWNEGALLGWIYAGRLKGQTFSTVEVSLFNIFANRIGSALAITLGRLRDQQQQHDLAQANAQLEQTLTRLTDVYQQQEQLLQTIRELSAPLLQIADAVMLLPLIGTVDEERASQITANVLMTISQNHATVCIIDITGIAALDYVAANSLLQLAQSARLLGTQIILCGISPDVAQILVSLGMNLACTRTTNDLQHALRLAFQLAGSRDHHMVA from the coding sequence ATGCTCAATCGTGAAATCGAACTTGCCATCCTCTATGAAATTTCATCGCTGCCTTTAACGCTCACAACGATTGAGGCAACCTTGGATGTTGCGCTGGATAAAGTAACCAGGTTGTTTGCCTGCGAAGTTGCGGTCTGCTATGTGCTCGAATCACCATTAACCTTGGTGGCGAAGGCCTGCCGTGGCGTGCGGCTCAAGCGCGTTTTGCCAAGCATTGAGCTTGAACAACCACAGCAACTCGGCGATTATAGCCATGCCTGGCAGGCTGGCGAAAGCTTGCCATGGCCCACCGACCCCTTGCAAGGCCAGTACCCAATGCAAGCGGCGATCGGCTTGCCAATTTGGAACGAAGGCGCGTTGCTGGGCTGGATCTATGCTGGGCGTTTGAAGGGCCAAACATTCAGCACCGTCGAAGTTTCGCTATTCAACATTTTTGCCAACCGAATTGGCAGCGCCTTGGCAATTACGCTTGGGCGCTTGCGCGATCAGCAACAGCAGCACGATTTAGCTCAAGCCAATGCCCAACTTGAGCAAACCCTCACCCGCTTGACTGATGTTTATCAACAACAAGAGCAACTCCTGCAAACCATTCGCGAGCTTTCGGCTCCGTTATTGCAAATTGCCGATGCCGTGATGTTGCTGCCCTTGATTGGTACAGTTGACGAAGAACGAGCCAGCCAAATTACCGCCAATGTGCTGATGACGATCAGCCAAAACCATGCGACGGTCTGTATTATTGACATTACAGGGATCGCCGCGCTCGATTATGTGGCCGCCAATAGTTTGTTGCAGTTAGCACAATCGGCGCGTTTGCTGGGAACCCAAATTATCTTGTGTGGCATTTCACCTGATGTCGCCCAAATTTTGGTCTCGTTGGGCATGAATTTGGCCTGCACCCGCACCACCAACGATTTACAACATGCCCTACGTTTAGCCTTCCAACTAGCCGGATCGCGTGATCATCACATGGTTGCTTAA